CAAACGCTCCGATCCGTTGTCAGACCAGAAGACGAAGTCGTAGACCGGTTCCTTGTGCGGGTAGTCCACTACGGCGCCGTACCGACCGCGCAGGATGGCCATTGCGGCGAGTTCGAGCTGGCGCAGTAGGCGAACCGCATCCCGGTCCTCGCCCGCATCATGCAGGGTGCACCCTGCTGCAGTCTGTAAGCACGTGGTCGGCATGGCAGAGGCTCCTCTGTGTCAGCAGCATTCAGGTGCGTTCAAGGGTGGCCCTCTTGCATGCAGAATCCGAGGACTTCAAGAGGTCTTTTAATGGCACTGAATAGGACTTTCGTTGGATCCTAGGGGTGACGGGTAGCCAGCATGCGGACTTGCAAGGACACTTGCCGCAGTGCTCGACATGGAGGTGCAGCAGTGGCACGGCCCGTGGGGAACACCCGCCTCAAGTCCGCCCGCATGGCAGCTGGTTATCCATCTCAGCAGTCCCTCGCGGATGCGCTGGGCGTCGGTGTCCGACAGGTGCGGCGATGGGAGTCCGACACGCCTCCATGGCCCCAGCCAGAGGTAGGCCAGGCCCTCACACGGGTCCTCGGACAGGACCTGGAATCGCTCGGATTCACCCCGTCGCACGGCGCTCAGACCAACCACGGGCGGCGCACAATCCTCGCCGCCACGGCGGCCGCCGTGGGGCTCGCGGTGGTACCGACACAGGCCGCAGCAATGCAGCCCGCCACGGTCGCGGCTGACTACGAGGCTGTCACGCGGTCGCACCGACGCTTGTACTGGTCGGTCGCCCCAGCCACTCTCCACCCTGCCGCTGTTGCCCATGCCACGCTTGGGTGTGCGCTGCTGCCGGAGACCGCCGGCCAGACGCGGCAGAGAATGGCGGCAGCGCTCGCGGAGACGTGGCTGCTCGCCGGGCGCATCGAGTTCTTCGACCTGCGCGACACCGACCGCGCGCAACAGACCCTGCTGCGGGCGCTACAGGCCGCGGGCGAAGCCGACGACCCGCTTCTCGGGTCGGCGATTCTGGCGCACACCGCGTTCATCCCCGGTTGGGCAGACGAGCGGGACGCCGCCGCAGAGCGGATGGTCGCCGCCCGCACCTACGCCCGCCGCGGCCCCGCATCAGCCGAGTTGCTCGCGTGGCTCGACGCAGTCGAAGCCGAGTGCGAGACCCGGTGCGGCAACACCCGTACGGCGCTGCACCTGATCGGGCATGCCGAGACCGTCCTCGACGCTGGGGGCGAGCACGAGTCGCCCGACTGGCTCGACTGGTTCTCTCCGGTCCGACTCGCCGCCTTCAAAGGCAACACCCAACTCAAGGCCGGGCACCTGCCTCAAGCCCGCGCGACCCTGCTCGGCGTCCTGGACGCCCTCGACTCCAATGAGGAGAAGCAGGCCACCGTTGTCCTCGGAGACCTCGCCGCCGTCGAAGCTACGGCCGGCCGGCCCGAAGAAGCCTGCCGCTACGCGCTACGCGCCCTCGACCAGCTGGAGCGCACCTGGTACGCCATGGGCATGGACCGTGTCCGCGAGGTCCGGCGCGCCCTGGCGCCGCACCAGCACGAGCAGTGCGTGCGCGAGCTGGACGACCGCCTCTACGACTGGTCAACGACAGTCAGCGCACTGAGCCGTTGAAGTTAGCGATCAGCCCGGACAGTTCGAGGAGGCTCTCAACCCTGAAACTCGGAAGCTTCTCGGCCTCTTCCGTCCGCCACTGGATCGTCGCCCATGGGCCGCGGTGCACAAGAGCTGTACGCATACCGGCCGCGACGGCAGGGCGGATGTCATTGTCTACGCGATCGCCGACGTAAAGGATCTCGTCAGGCTGGGCCGACGCGACTTCAGCGACGCGGTGGAAGAACGCCGGGTCAGGCTTGCTGGCGCCCCAGTCGTCCGAGGTGCCGATCAGGTCGACGTCGTTGGTGAACAGCTCGCGCAGGATCCGGCCGGCGCGTATGGTCTGGTTCCCGGCGATGCCCAGCCAGAGGCCGTCAGCCCGGAGCGCGGCGAGCGCATCCCGCACGTCCGGGTACAGGTCGGCCTCGCCGAACGTCTCAGGCTTCCCGGCAGCGGTGCGCTTCTCTCTTTCCTCGTAGAGGTCGAAGCCCGGCCGGAATTCCTCGAAGGTCTCGCGGTAGTCGCGGCCCTGAGCGATGACAGCGCCGAACATGGCGTGGAACGTGTGCCGAGGTACGCCAAGCCAATCGGCCCAGGTTCCGTATTCAGTCGTTTCGTCCACCAGGCACTCGCCGACGTCGAAGACCACTGCGCGAATCATGCAGGCAGCGTATAGGGGATGATCACGAGCGATCCACGGGCAGGGGGTGTGCAAACCATCACCGCACGGACATGCTCAGGATCGGAGCACTGACGGAGGCCTCATACTCCAGCTGTAGATCGTGATCTTGCTGGTCGGGGCCGGTGCGGAGACAGGTGCGGCCACCGTTGATCATCGTGAGTTGTGTGGACTAACGACGAGACGGTGGCCGCGGGGCACAGCATAGATCCCGCCCGTTGGCGGGAGGCGTTCGAGGTGGCCATGGGCCGGATCGCGGGCCGGTTCGCCCGGGTCGAACCACGGCTGCGGGCCGGGCGGTTGGTATTGGGCCTGCTGTCGGACTTGCCTCGCAAGAACTGCTGGACGATCGCGGAGTGGGCCGGGGAGGGCAGCCCGCACGGCATGCAGCATCTGCTGTGCCATGCCGTCTGGGATGCCGATGCCGTCCGCGACGATGTGCGCGAATACGTCGTTGAGCATCTCCACGACGAGGCCGCGGTGCTGGTCGTCGACGAGACCGGCGATGTGAAGAAGGGCACTCACACCGTTGCCGTTCAGCGCCAGTACACCGGCACGGCCGGGCGGATCGAGAACTCGCAGGTCGCGGTCTACCTTGTCTACGCGGGCACCCGGGGCCACGCGGCGGTCGACCGGGAGCTGTACATCCCGCGCTCCTGGACGTGCGACCCGGATCGCTGCCGGGCGGCAAGACTGGGCCAGGACACCGTCTTCGCGACCAAACCGGACCTGGCCCGCACGATGATCGAGCGGTTCCTTGACGCCGGAGACCGCGTCGACTGGGTAACCCACACCCCTGGCTGTCTTGGTCAAGGTTGCCGGCTCCTGGTGGCGTGTGGAAGAGACCTTCCAGGCCGGCAAGGGGCTGGCGGGACTCGACGAGCACCAGGTCCGCCGCTACCCCTCCTGGATCCGCTGGGTCACCCTCGCGATGCTCGCCCACGCCTTCCTCGCGGTCCTCCGCGCCGACGAGCACGCACGCAACCCTGCCCCGGACGCGCTGGTCCCGCTGTCCTGCAACGAGATCCAGCGCCTGTTCATCACGGTCACCGTCCGGCCCGCCCACGACGTGGCCCACCGGCTCGGCTGGTCTGACTGGCGGCGCCGCCACCAGCAGCGATCACGGGCCAGCCATTACCGGCGACAAGCCGCATCCCAGACATGAAGATCACAACAGTATTGGACAGCAAAAACTCGAACGGGTACGGCGGGGCTGGGCGGGACAAGGGAGCAAGCTAAGTGACCCTCTCGGGGCGAACTGGGGAGCGTCGTGCCCAACTGGCATCGCGCCGTTCGAGGACTGATCGGCGCGCGCTACCCTCTCGGCCATGTCAGAGACCAGGCGAAGACTGGTGCGGGCCTTTTGGGCCGTGGACCGCCTCCTTGGCGGTGAGCGCCCACCAACACGCACACAGAAGCTCGCGGCCCGGCATCCGGTCGGCCTACAACATGGAGACAGCCGGTCGCAGCATCCGCTTACTCGAGGTAAAGAGCCGCCAAGCCAGGCAGCCGGCGG
The Streptomyces sp. CGMCC 4.7035 DNA segment above includes these coding regions:
- a CDS encoding helix-turn-helix transcriptional regulator, with the translated sequence MARPVGNTRLKSARMAAGYPSQQSLADALGVGVRQVRRWESDTPPWPQPEVGQALTRVLGQDLESLGFTPSHGAQTNHGRRTILAATAAAVGLAVVPTQAAAMQPATVAADYEAVTRSHRRLYWSVAPATLHPAAVAHATLGCALLPETAGQTRQRMAAALAETWLLAGRIEFFDLRDTDRAQQTLLRALQAAGEADDPLLGSAILAHTAFIPGWADERDAAAERMVAARTYARRGPASAELLAWLDAVEAECETRCGNTRTALHLIGHAETVLDAGGEHESPDWLDWFSPVRLAAFKGNTQLKAGHLPQARATLLGVLDALDSNEEKQATVVLGDLAAVEATAGRPEEACRYALRALDQLERTWYAMGMDRVREVRRALAPHQHEQCVRELDDRLYDWSTTVSALSR
- a CDS encoding HAD family hydrolase codes for the protein MIRAVVFDVGECLVDETTEYGTWADWLGVPRHTFHAMFGAVIAQGRDYRETFEEFRPGFDLYEEREKRTAAGKPETFGEADLYPDVRDALAALRADGLWLGIAGNQTIRAGRILRELFTNDVDLIGTSDDWGASKPDPAFFHRVAEVASAQPDEILYVGDRVDNDIRPAVAAGMRTALVHRGPWATIQWRTEEAEKLPSFRVESLLELSGLIANFNGSVR